In Thermoanaerobaculum aquaticum, the genomic stretch GGTGGCGGTGCTGGGGATTTACCTGGCCACGCGCTTTTACACCGGCGAGCAGGCTTTTGCCGTGCCCCGCAGCTTCGCAGAGCGTTTCCCCCGCCTGTACCAGCTGGTGGCCAACAAGTACTACGTGGATGAGCTTTATGGGGCCGCCATCGTCAAGCCCCTGGAGCGGACCTCGTACTTTGCCTGGAAGGGCATTGATACCGTGGCCATTGACGGCACGCTCAACGCTTTGGCGTTTTTTACGGAAATCACCGGTGATTTCCTGCGCTTTTTCCAGACCGGCAACGTTCGCAACTATGCCCTTTGGATTTTGGCGGGAGCAGCGGCCCTGGCCGCCTGGCTCGTGCTGTAGGGAGGTGCGTCCGTGGACTTCCTCACCCATCCGCTTTCCACCATGATCTTCCTCCCGGGGGTGGTTGGCCTCCTGCTGCTTTTGATGCCCTCCCGGGCGGTTTCGTTGCACCGGTGGGTTTCCCTGGTGGCTTCGCTGGTGACTTTGGTTTTGGCAGCCGTGGTCCTGGACCGCTTCGATCCCAACCAGGGCGGCTTTCAGCTCACCGAGTCCGCCAGTTGGCTTCCCAGCCTTGGCATTAGTTATCGCGTGGAGGTTGACGGCATCTCGTTGCTTTTGGTGCTGCTCACCGCCCTCTTGCAGCCTGTGGTTTTCCTCTCCTCCTGGGGTTCCATTAAGGACAAGGTGAAGGGCTACGTGGTGGCCATGCTGCTGTTGGAGACCGGTGTGCTTGGCGCCTTCCTCGCCACCGACATGTTCCTTTTCTACGTGTTCTGGGAGCTCATGCTCGTGCCCATGTACTTCATCATCGGCGTGTGGGGCGGGGAGAGGCGGATTTACGCGGCGGTCAAGTTTGTGCTCTTTACCCTGGCGGGAAGCCTCCTGATGCTGGTGGCCATCCTCTACATGGCCTTCCAGTACAAGGCCCAGTTTGGGGCGCTGTCCTTTGCCTACAGCGATTGGCTTGCGTTGCGTTTGCCCATGGCTGAGGGCTTTTGGCATTCCCCACAAATGCTGGCTTTTGCCGCCTTCGCCCTGGCTTTTGCCATCAAGGTGCCGGTATGGCCGCTGCACACCTGGCTTCCCGATGCCCATACGGAAGCGCCTACCGGTGGCTCCATTATCCTGGCCGGTGTGCTCCTCAAGCTCGGAACCTACGGTCTTCTGCGCTTCAACCGGGCCTTGTTCCCTGAGGCATGGGTAAAGGCCCAGGGTTTGTTTATCGCCCTCGCGGTGATTGCCATCGTTTACGGGGCTTTGGTGTCCTGGGCGCAAAAGGACATGAAGCGCCTGGTGGCTTTTTCCTCCGTGTCGCACATGGGCTTTATCATCCTCGGGTTGTTTGCCGGAGGCGTCACCGCAACCCAAGGGGCGCTGCTGCAGATGATCAACCACGGGCTTTCCACCGGCGCCCTGTTCTTGCTGGTGGGGGTAGTTTACGACCGGCGTCACACCCGCATGATTGAGGACTACGGCGGTTTGGCTGCGGTGATGCCGGTGTACACCGGGACCTTCCTTTTGGCCACCTTGGCCTCCATTGGCTTGCCCGGGCTTAACGGCTTCGTGGGCGAGTTTCTCATTCTCCTGGGCACCTACCAGACCCGCCCGCTGGCCGCGGCTTTGGGCGCCACCGGCGTGATCCTGGGCGCGGTGTACATGCTGAGCCTGGTGCAGCGGGTGTTCTGGAACGCGCTCACCCACGAGGAAAACCGCTCCCTTACCGATATGACCTGGCGGGAGCTGGCAAGCTTTGCGCCTTTGGCGGTGTTCATGGTATGGATTGGGGTTCACCCCACCACGTTCCTTTCCCTATCTGAAAAGGCCGTACAAAAGCTCATTGGAGGCTAGCCTTGATTTCCCTCTGGCTTGAAAGCATTGCTCCGGAAATCATTTTGGTGCTCCTCGGCGGCATCCTGGTGCTTTTGGATGCCTTTGTCCCGCGCCTGCGACCGGCGTTCTCGTGGGTGACGCTGGGCGGGGTTTTGCTGGCCCTGGTGACCCGCTGGTCCATCGGTATTCCAGGCGCGGTGTGGGAAGGGGTGCTGGCGGTGGATAGCCTGGGGCGCTTCGTGGACACCTACATCCTGGTGGCCTGCGGTTTGGCGTTGCTCATGGCCGACCCCTACCTTTCCCGCACCAATGCCCGTTACGGGGAGTACTTCGGGCTTTTGCTGTGGGCAGCGGTGGGGGCCATGACCATGGCCAAAGCCAACCACCTGCTGGTGGTTTTTGTGGGGCTGGAGCTCTTGTCCATTGCCCTTTACGTGCTCAACGCGTTCCACCGCCAAAACATCCTGTCCCTGGAAGCGGGGTGGAAGTATCTGGTGGTGGGGGCCTTTTCCTCGGCGGTCTTTCTCTTTGGTGCGGCGTTGCTTTACGGTGCCGCCGGAACGCTTTCCTTCCCGGCTCTGGCCCAGCAGGGCATCCCCAACAGCACCCTCGCCACCCTTGCCCTCGCTCTCCTAGCTTCAGCTTTGGCCTTCAAGCTTGCCCTCTTCCCCTTCCACGCCTGGGCACCCGACGTGTACCAGGGCTCGCCCACACCGGTAACCGCCTTCCTCTCGGTGGTGCCCAAGGGCGCCGCCCTGGTGGTGCTGGCGCGGGTGGTGGCTTACGTGAACCCGCAGCTGCTTACCCCCCGCTGGACCGCGGCTCTGGCAGCGCTGGCGGTGGGCTCCATGGTGTTGGGGAACCTGGCGGCCATTGCCCAGAGGGACATCAAGCGCATGCTTGCCTACTCGGGTATCGCCCACATGGGGTACGCGCTGGTGGGGTTGGTGGCTTTCGGTGCTGACGGCGTGGCTGGCGTGCTGGTTTACCTCGCGGCTTACACCTTCATGAACATTGCCGCCTTTGCCGCGGTTTCGGCTTTTTCCGAAAGCGAGGAGGAGCCGCACCTCATCAACGATCTTGCCGGACAGGGTTGGGAGCGGCCGGTGGTGTCCTTTGCCCTGAGCCTTGCCATGTTTGCCCTGGCCGGCATCCCTCCCACCGTGGGCTTTGTGGGTAAGTTCCTGGTGTTCCGCGCGGCCGTGAACGCCCAAATGGTGTGGCTTGCGGTGGTGGGGGTGCTGGCGAGCCTGGTGTCAGTTTTCTATTACGTACGTGTGGTGTACTATCTCTACATGAAGCCTTTACCGAAGCGCAAGCCGGCGTTCAGCGAGCCGTTTGCAGTGAAGGCGTTGTCGGTGGTTTGCGTGCTGGCGATTGTGCTGTTGGGGGTCTTCCCGCAAACGCTGGTGCAGCTTGCGCAGGAGGCAGCTGGGCTTTTGGGGAGGTGACACATGGCCTTCAAGCGCTACATCCCGGTGGAAAGCATTTCGGAGCTCACCATTAACCGGCTTTCCGTTTACCTCCGATGCCTCGACCAGCTGGAGCAGGAAGGGGTTCTTACGGTGTCCTCGCAGGAGCTGGCCGATCGTTTCCACCTCAACTCCGCGCAAATCCGCAAGGACCTGGCGTACTTCGGTGAGTTCGGGATCCGCGGCGTGGGCTACAACGTGGCGCAGCTCAAGGAACACCTGGTGAACATCCTGGGCCTCAACGAGGAGCGACACGCGCTTATTGTCGGCGCCGGCAACCTGGGGACCGCCCTGGCCCACTACTCAGGCTTCAACACCGGGGGTTTTCGCATTGTGGGCATCCTGGACAACGACCCCAAGCGAATTGGCGCGCAAATCCCTGGCGGTTTGGTGGTGGAGGATGTCAAGTTTTTGCCTGACATTGTGAAAGAACGGAATGTGCACATTGGAATCATTACAGTGCCCGCAGCGGCGGCGCAAAAGGTCTTCGATGCCCTCGTGGAAGCCGGGGTACAAGCGGTGCTGAACTTTGCCCCCACCCAGCTTAAGGGGCACCCTGAGGTCAAGCTCAAGAATGTGGATTTGAAGATTAACCTTGAGCTTCTCTCGTTCTTCCTGACGCAAGCGGGAAAGCTGGTGCCTCCCGCTTAGCGTCCGCTTTTGGGCTTTCCGCTCGCCGCCATGGCCTCGCGAATGCGCCGGGCCAGCCTATCCTGGCGGGCTTGAAGCTGGGCCATCTCCAGCCGGAAACGGGATAAAAGCTGCAGCTGCTCCTGCTCCCCACCTATTTGCCGGCGCTCCGTGGCTAGCTTGGCAAGCTCCCCGCGTAAAGCCTTCAGTTGTGCTTCAAGAAACTGGCTGGCAGCGGGGTCTTTGGTGTTTTCCTTAAGCTTTTCCAGCTCCTCCAGGTTTCGCTGGAGCTCCTGCTCCAGCCGCAAGCTTTCCTCCTCGCGCCCCTTCAGGGTCACCAGCCGCGACACCGCCTCCTGGATCCGCGCAAACTTCTGGGGGTCGGCCCCCAAAGCGCGGGCCGCCTCCCGCTCCACCACCGTGAGCTCGGCCAGCTCCCGTACCGGATCGCCCCCCGACGTTTGCAGGCGGTCCAGCGCTTCCTCCAGACGGGAAAGGGCCTTGCGCTTCACCGCCAGGTAAAGCTCCATATCCTCAGGGGTCAGCACCCAGCCCTCGGCAACCTCCGCGGCTGTGGGGGTGGGGGCGGGCGTCGCTTTTCCCGGAAGACCGGGTTTACACGCGGCCAGAAGCAGCGAAAGCAAAGCCACCCAAAGCACGCTCCAAGCGTAACACGAGCTCTGACGTCCCATTACGGGGCGGTCATGGCCCTGACCAGCCCCCAAAACGTTGCGTGCCCGCCTTGCCACCCCGGCTTCCCCTTGGAATGCAAAAGCGGTAGAGTAAGAGACCAGGATGGGCACTGTGACTAGGATTGGTAAGTACGAAATCGCCGAACAAATTGGCATGGGTGGTTTTGGCGTGGTGTACAAGGCTTGGGACCCCTATATCCAACGGTGGGTCGCGCTAAAGACCTGCAACGCCACGGACCCGGAAACCACCCAGCGGTTTTTCCGCGAGGCTCAGCTGGCAGGCAACCTCCAGCACCCCAACATCACCATGATTTACGACTTCGGGGTGGAAAACGACACCCCTTACTTCGTGCAGGAGTTCCTCTCCGGGGTGGATCTCGACGAGCTCATGGGCAAGCAGCCCCTCACCCTCCAGGCCACGCTGGCCATCCTGCTGCAGGTTTGTGCGGGCCTCGAGTACGCCCACTCCCGGGGGGTGGTGCACCGCGACATCAAGCCCGCCAACGTCCGCGTTTTGGAAGACGGCACGGTGAAGATTATGGACTTTGGCATTGCCAAGTCCCTGCAAAGCGAAAGCCGCCTCACCCAAACGGGAGTGGCCTTGGGCACCGCGGGTTACCTTTCCCCCGAGCAGCTTTCGGGCAAGCCTATTGACCACCGCAGCGACATCTTTGCGCTGGGGGTCATGGCCTACGAAATGGTCACGGGTGTGCGCCCCTTTGCCGGCCCCAACCTCTCCAACATCATTTACCAGATCCTCAACCAGGAGCCGGTACCGCCCCGACAGCGCAACAAGAACTGCCCGGAGCGCCTGGAGAAGGCCATCCTCAAGTGCCTGGCCAAGGATCCCGCCAAGCGCTTCGCCAACGTTCGGGACTTTGCCCGGGAACTCAAGCTGGTGTTTCAGGAGCTTCCCAGCGCAGGTCCCCGTGCCGAAACCACCACCGCCATCGTGCGCTCGGAACTGGCCCGCCTGGCCGGCCATAGCCCACTGGAGATCACCAGCGCCACGCAGCTTTCTGCCGCCCCGCTGGAGCACTATCCCACCGAACCGGTGCGCCCGGCCCAGCGCCGCATCCCCTGGGCTTATGCCGTGGTAGGAGCCGTCCTGGTGTTGGCGGGAGGGGGCTACTTTTTGCTGGTGGGGGGGAAAGACCAGTCATCGGTAGCGCAAGTGCCAGCCACACCGGCACCTAAGCCTTCCCCACCACCGGCCACCCCCACCCCGCTTCCCGCCCCCCAAACCGTCAACGTGGAGCTGGTGGTCACGCCTCCCGCCGAGGTGGAGGTGGACGGCAAGCCCCTGGGCCGCGTTGCCAGCACCACCCTGCCGCTCACCCCAGGCCCCCACCGCTTCCGGTTGCGCATTGCTGGCTTTTTGGACCGCAGCGAAGAGGTGGAAGTCAAGCCCGACCAGCCGCGGTTGGTTTTTGACCTGCCGCGTTTTGGCTTGCTTAACGTGGTTCCGGACATGGACGTCCCCATCCGCGGGGCGGAGGTTTTTCTCGACGGCAAGCCCCTGGGCAGCTTGCCGGTGAGCGGGAAAAAGGTGGCCGTGGGGGGACACCGGGTGGAGGTCACCTGGCCCGATGGTGGCAGGTTTGAAGCGGATGTGGTGGTGTCCGATACCGCGCCCACCGATTTGGTGGTCCGGCCAGGTGGGAGTTCCTAGGGAGAACACTTAGGCTTTTTCTGCGGCGCTTTGAATTTACCGGCCAGAACGGTAAACTCTAGGTCATGAAACGAGCGCTGCTGGTTTTTCCGGTTTGCGTCTTCCTTGCCGCCTCGCTTTTAGCCCAAACCACCCTGGACCGCGCCCACGAGGCCTTCCGGCAGGGACAGTGGCAAAAGGCCGCACAGCTTTTCACGCAAGCCGCAGAAGAAACCCAAGACGCTAGAAGCCGCGCGGAAATTCGCGTGAAGCTGGCCTGGACGTACTTCTTCGCCTTAAAAAACCGCAGCAAGGCCGAACAAACATTGCGTCAGGCGCTCAACGACGCCCCGGACTTGGAGATCATCCCCGACCTATACACCGACGACTTCGTGGCGCTCTTTGCCCGCGTCAAAAGCCAGCTGGCAAGCCCCGGTCCCGCCCCCACCCCCAGCCGGGCAGGGGTTGGTGCCGGCGGGCTACCGGCGTTGCGGGCCAAGCTTGCCAGCGCCGTGGATGCCTTTGCGCTGGAAGCGCTGCTGGCCGAAGCCAAAGCCATGGAACCCACCCAGCCCGCGGCCACCCTCCCCGATCTTTTGGAGCTGGAAGCCGACGTCCTCGACCGGTTGGGCCGCCCGCAGGAGGCCCTGCGGCTACGGGGCCGAGCCCAAGCCTTGCGCACCGTGGCGCAAGCCGCCCCCGGGACCGCAGTGGTGCCGCTGGAAATGATCCGCCAGGCGCGGCAGTTCTTGGTAGCCGGCCAGCCGCAAGATGCCATTGCGCTTTTGCAGGGGGTTTTGGATGCGCTTCCTTCCTGCATCCCCGCCTTTGAGGTGCTGGCGCAAGCCTACGTGGATGCAGGCCTTTTCGACGAAGCCTACAGCGCGCTGCAAACCGCCCTCATGGGCAACGAAAAGCCCGAGCTGCTCCTGGCCCTGGGAGAGCTGGAGCTGGCCCGCCAGCGCCCCACCGCCGCCCGGGATGCCTTCCGCCGAGCGGTGACCCTCGACCCCACTAACGACCGGGCTCTGGCTGCGGCCGGCCTTTTGGCCGCCACCCTGGAGGACTACGCTTCGGCCAAGGACTTTTTGGACCAGGCCCTGAAGGCCAACGGCACCCTGTACCAGGCGCGGGTGGCTCGAGCCCAGCTGGCGCTCATGGAGGGTCAGCCCCAGGAAGCCGTAAACCATCTGCTGCGCGCCCTCCAGGTGCGCCCCAAGGACCCCTGGGCCACCGGCTGGCTGGGGGTGGCGTACCTGGCGGTGGGCGATGTGGCCGCCGGGGAAGCCCGCCTTAAGGAAGCCACCAAGGCCGGAAGCCAGGAGTTTGCGCTTTTCCTGGCGGAAGCCCTGGTGAGGCAACGTCAAGGTCCAGAAGCCTTGAAGCTCATAAGCCCCGATCACCCCGACCCGCAAGCGCAGCTGCTGCGCGCCCGGGCTTTCCTGGCCTCAGGGAAAACCGAAGAGGCCAAGGAGCTGTTGCAGCGCCTGGTCAAGCTTTACCCCACCCACGGGGGAATTCGCTACCTTCTGGGCTACACCCAGTTCTTGCTGAGGGAATGGCAGCCGGCGCTGGAAACCCTAAAGGCAGCGCAGGATCTCAAAGGCGCTCCGTCCTTCGTGGAAGAAGCGGTGGTGCTGGCGGAAAAGGCCAGCAAAGCCCAACAGCTCATGGACGGCGCACTTACACCACCGCCCCCGCCTCCCCGCCGGTAAGGCGGAAAAGCAAGTCCTGCAGGATGCGGGCGGTGGCTCCCCAAATCCGATGGGGACCGTAGTGGAGAACCGGCGAGCGCAGGGTTTTGCCCTGCCAGGTGAACTCCTGCTCTTCCACCAGCAGCGGGTTGGCAATCACCGAAAAGGGCACCGGCACCACCGCCGCCACCTCCCGGGGATCGGGCTTGAGCTCGTGGGGGTACGGGATGGCCCCCACCACCGGCGAAATGACAAAGCCCGTCACCGTGAAGAGGTCGTCCAAATGGCCCAGGATCATCACCTGCTCCTCGGGAATGCCCAGCTCTTCCCGGGCTTCCCGCAGGGCGGTGGCCACCTCGTCGGGATCCTCCTCGTCTTTGGCTCCCCCGGGGAAGGCGTACTGCCCAGGGTGATGGAAGAGGTGATCGGCTCGCCGGGTGAGCAACACCCAGAGCTCGCCGCCGGCCACGTAAAGGGGCACCAAAACCGCCGCCGCCGTGGCCTCCGGCACCTGCAGGCGGCGCACCGGCTGAGCTTCCAGCTTGCGAGCCACTTCCTCAAACCACACGGCTCTCTCCACGCTTGCGGCGATCCTCTCTCTCCAGGGTAGCGGCCATGTCCTCCACCGCCGCCAAAAGCCGGGCGGCGGCCACCTCGGGGGCATGTCCCCCATCCTGCCAAGCCCGGTACGCCAGGCGCTTCTTTTCCGCCAGCACCTGGGGGTTGCGGGCCAGGTAGGCAAGCCAGCGGGCCAGCTCCACCGCCCCCTCACCGCCGGGACGGATGCGCAAGGCCACCTCCGGCGGAAACTCCAGAAACTGCTGATAGCCGCACACCACCACCGGCTTGCCGCAAGCCAAAAACCGCAAAACCGCCGCCGAAGTTTCCCCGGCGGTGGGAAAACGCGGCACCAGCCCCACATCGGCGGCAGCCAGGATGTCCCCCAGCTGCTTTCGGCTGGCGTAGCCAAAAAGCACCACCTGCGAAGCAAGCCCCAGCTGGCGAACCGTGGCGGCAAGCTCCTCCTGCTCCGCGCCCTCCCCCACCACCACCAAACGCACGGGCAAACCCAGTTCCTGCACGATGACCAGGGCCCGCAAGATCACCCCAAGCCCCTTGGCCGGGGTGAGAAAACCCAAGTGCACCGCCAGGATCTCCCCGTCTTTGAGGCCAAGCTTTTCTCGAAAAGCCCCACCTTCGCCCGGCAAAGCCGCCACCGCCAGCGGCACCTGGCGCACCGGCAAGCCCGGAAGCTCAGTTTTTACCGCTTTTTCGGCTGCTCGGTTGTGGACCAGCACGGCGTGGGCGTAGCGCAGGTAAGCCGGGCGGGCCGGAAACAAAAACGGGTCCAAAGGGCCGGTAAAGCCCCACCGGCGGGCCCATGCCAGCGCCTCACCGGCCTTTCCGGCCACCGCTGCAAGCTCTTCGGCAAACCGCTGCCAGTTGCCGGTGCTGGCTGCCTCCTCCACCAGCAGGTGATGCAGCACCGCATCGTGCAGCACCACTACACCGCCCAAGCGCCGAAGCCGAGCGGCTACCCACAGGTGGTAGGGGTTGTTGCCCAGGTGCAGCAACTCCAGGCCGCGAGGCGGAGCTTCCGCCGCCTGCCAGGAGACCTCTTCCCGCCAGCTCACCTCGGGGCGGCCGTCGGGCGGCTCGATGACCGTGACGCGGCAAAGCCTGGCCAGATGCGGCAAAAGCTCATCGGCGTAGTCCGCCACCCCCGAGCGGGTGGGCGGTAACGGCGAGCTCCAGGTTACCTCCAAGGCCCTCACGCCTTCTGGGTTTCCAGCACCTGCTGCTTAAGGTACGCTTCGATAAACCCGTCCAGGTCGCCGTCCAGCACGCTATCGGCGTCCCCCACCTCAAAGCCGGTGCGCAGGTCCTTCACCAGGCGGTAAGGCTGCAGCACGTAGGAGCGGATCTGGTTGCCCCAGGCAATGTCCTTCTTGGGGCCTTTGATCTTCTCCAGCTCCTGCTCCTTCTTTTGCCGCTCCAGCTCAAAGAGGCGGGCCTTCAAGATCTTCATGGCGGTGGCGAGGTTTTTAATTTGCGACCGCTCGTTTTGGCAGCTCACCACGATGCCCGTGGGAAGGTGGGTCACCCGCACCGCCGAATAGGTGGTGTTGACGCCTTGCCCGCCAGGACCGGAAGCGCAAAAGCGGTCAATGCGCAGGTCCTTTTCGTCAATGGTCACCTCCACCTCCTCGTCCACCTCGGGGTAAACGTGAACCGAGGCAAAGGAGGTGTGGCGGCGCCCCTGGGCGTCAAAGGGGGAAATGCGCACCAGGCGGTGAATGCCGTTTTCCGCTTTCAGGTAGCCGTAGGCATACTCCCCCTTCACCAGCACCGTGGCCGACTTAATGCCCGCCTCTTCGGCATCCTGCACATCGAGGATTTGCGCTTCAAAACCCCGCCGCTCGCACCACCGCAGGTACATGCGCAGGAGCATGTTGGCCCAGTCTGCCGACTCGGTACCGCCGGCACCGGGGTGAATTTCCAGGTAGGCGTTGTTGGCGTCGTATTCGCCGGTCATCGTGAGCTCTAAGGCCAAGCGGGAAAGCCGCGGCTCAATGCGGGCAATGGCTTTAGCCAGCTCCTCCTCTACCGCCGGATCCTCTTCCGCCAGCTCCTCCAGGACCTCCAGCTCCTCCAGCGCCTCGGCTAAAAAGCGGTCGCTCCCCAGCTTGGCCTCCAGGGAGCGCACGTTTTGCATGATCTCCCGCGCCTTTTCCCGGTCCTGCCAGAAGTCCGGTTGTTGGGTTTTTTGGCTTAGCTCTGCCAGTTGGCTGGCCAGCCGAGGGGCGTCAAAGGTACCCCCGCAGCTTTTGGATTTCCTCCTTCAGCTCCGAAACCTTCGCCAGTTTTTCTTCAAGCATAGGCACCTCAGGCGCGGGACATGCGCCTTCGCGAAGCAAAGGAAGCCCACGCCTGCGCCAGTATAACAAGACAAAATCCCGAAACCGGCAAAAGGTGCAGCCACGGGGCAAAACGGGCAGCAGGGGTAAGGCCCGCGCCGGGAACCACGCTCTCCCCAATGACCCCCCGCTGGCCCAGGGGGAGCTTCTGAAGCACCCGGCCGTAGGGGTCCACGATGGCGGAAATGCCGGTGTTGGCGGCCCTCACCAGAAAGCGGCGGTTTTCCGCGGCGCGCAAAATTGCCAGCACCAAATGCTGGTAAGGCGCCGCTGAATCGCCATACCAGCCGTCGTTGGTGACGGTCACCAGCATCCCGGCCCCTTTGCGCACCTGCTCGGCAACGTGAAGTGGAAACGCCACCTCGTAGCAAACCGCCCCTCCCAAAAACCCTTCCGGACCGGGAAGCACGTGGGCTTCCCTTCCCGGAGTAAAGCCTCCCACCTCCCGCACCAGGGGCCGGAGGAACGCAATGCGCCCCAAAAGCGGTACGTACTCGCCAAAGGGCACCAGGTGCACCTTGTCGTAGCGGGCTATTGTCCCTTCGGGAGCCACCACGTACATGGAGTTGTAGAAGCTTTCCCGCTCACCAAAGCCAACGGAGTTGAGCGTAAGCCAAACTCCGTGGTCCCTGGCAAAGGCCGCCAGCGAAGCTCGGTAGTCCTGGTCTCGCTCCACAAGGCGCGGGACCGCGCTTTCCGGCCAAACCACCCACTGCGCCCCTTCTTCCACCGCCTGTTTGGAAAGCCCCCACACCCAGCTTTCGATGGTCTGGAGGTTCTCGCCCTCCCACCGCACCTCCAACGGCACGTTGGGCTGCACCGCAAAGGCCCTCACCGGCTTACCGCTCGCTTGAAAACCCGGGGCAGCCAGCCCACAAGCCAGCAAGAGCCCCAAGCCCAAAAAAGCCCAGCGAAAACCCCGGCGGTCTTTGGCCAAAACGCCAAAGGCCGCGGCAAAGAGCACAAGCCGGAGGAGCAAACCGTAGGTGGTTGCCCCCAAAACCGCCACCGGAGCCAAAAGCGTGGGCCAGGGGACCAGAGAAGCCACCAGCGGGTTCCAGGGAAAGTTGAAGGGCGGCAAACCCTGGGCCATTTCCCCCGCCGCCAAACCCAACGCCAGCACCGCCCAACCCCAGCGCTCCCCCGCCCGCGCTGCCGCCCAGAAGGCCAGGCCCCAAAAAGCCCCCAGAATGGCACTCATGGCCGCCAACGCCACAAAGGCCAAAACCCCCGAAAGGTGCCCGTACCGGGTCATGACCTCGGTCACCCAGCTCACCGCCAAAACCCAATGGCAAAACCCGGCCCAGAAGCCGAAGAAAAAAGCCTTCTTTGGGGGAACTTGCTGGAGAACCGCCACCAAAGCTACCGCCGCCAGTGGCAACGCCCACAGCCAGTGCCAGCGGGGAAGGGCCAAGGCCGTCAAAACCCCGCCGGCAGTTGCCAAAAGCCAGAGCCGAAAGCGCCCGTCCTTCACGCTGCTTCGGTCCCCGGGTCAAACCGCGAAAAAAAGGCTTGAGCGGCTTCCCGCCCGGCCTGCACCGCTTCCTCCACCGCATGGTAATCGGCCCAGTGGAGGTGGTTGACCCTGGGGGCAATGACGAAGTCCGCCTCCGCCAGAAGGCGCTGGCGCAGGGCCTGCCAGCCCATGGCCGCGGCCCGCAGCATGGCCCGGGCCACCCCGTCCTTGCCGGGATAGCCCACCGGCAAGCCCTCGCTCACCTCCACCGCCAAAACCGGGGAGCCCAGGCTACGGGCCGCCCGTACCGGGATTTCCGCCACCGCCCCGCCGTCCTGCAGGAAGCGCCCCTCCACGGCAATGGGGTTGACCAAACCCGGCATGGCGGAACTGGCGGCCACCGCACGGACCAGCGAACCCCTCGAAAGCCAAACCTCCTCGCCGGTGAGGGTATCGGTGGCCACCGCCACAAACGGCACGGGAAGCGCTTCAATCGGCGTTTCGGGAAGGAAAAAGCGGACGTAATCCAGCATTTGCGCTTCGGAAAGCAAGGCCTTCCGCAGCAAAACATGAAGCACCTGAATCGCCAGCTTCGCTCTCTGCCAGAGGTGACCCTGCCCTAACTCGTGGAAATCCGGCATGCGGCGAGCCCGCCCCGAGCTCACAAAACCCCGCACCCGATCCACGGAGCCCGGTCCCAAGGTGAGCCACAGGGCGCCCAAAAGCGCCCCCGAGGAGGTGCCGGCCATCCCCACCACCTCGATGCCCCTTTCGGCCAACACCTGGAGCACCCCCAGGTGGGCCACACCGCGCATGCCACCGCCCCCCAGGGCCACCACGACTTTCTTCGGCACCCCGTCGTTGGTCACCGCACGCCCAGCTTGCCCGCCGGAGCGGTGGCGGGTTTGTTGAGAACGATGGCTTCCAGGACGCCCTCGGCCACCCTTCGGGCTTTGTCCGAGATGTGCTCCAGATCGTCGGTGACCCCGCGGGGATCAATGTCGCCGATCTTGTCCCCCACTTCCACCGGCACGCTATCCCGCAAAAGCCCGCGAATCACCCCGGAAATCCGCGCCACAATGGGGAAGTCGTCGTCCACCGGAACCCCGCGGTAAAGGTCCTCCCGCAGCACCAAAAGCGAAATGAAGCCGATCTTTTCCCCCTGCTGCACCCGGTCGCCAATTTGCCGGGAGGTGTGGAAGATCCCCCGGTACTGCGCCTTGATGACCCGCTCCTGGCTGTAACCCATGATTTCCGCCGGCGGCTCAGGGTCAAGCTCCTCGCC encodes the following:
- a CDS encoding NADH-quinone oxidoreductase subunit N, yielding MISLWLESIAPEIILVLLGGILVLLDAFVPRLRPAFSWVTLGGVLLALVTRWSIGIPGAVWEGVLAVDSLGRFVDTYILVACGLALLMADPYLSRTNARYGEYFGLLLWAAVGAMTMAKANHLLVVFVGLELLSIALYVLNAFHRQNILSLEAGWKYLVVGAFSSAVFLFGAALLYGAAGTLSFPALAQQGIPNSTLATLALALLASALAFKLALFPFHAWAPDVYQGSPTPVTAFLSVVPKGAALVVLARVVAYVNPQLLTPRWTAALAALAVGSMVLGNLAAIAQRDIKRMLAYSGIAHMGYALVGLVAFGADGVAGVLVYLAAYTFMNIAAFAAVSAFSESEEEPHLINDLAGQGWERPVVSFALSLAMFALAGIPPTVGFVGKFLVFRAAVNAQMVWLAVVGVLASLVSVFYYVRVVYYLYMKPLPKRKPAFSEPFAVKALSVVCVLAIVLLGVFPQTLVQLAQEAAGLLGR
- a CDS encoding complex I subunit 4 family protein, with translation MDFLTHPLSTMIFLPGVVGLLLLLMPSRAVSLHRWVSLVASLVTLVLAAVVLDRFDPNQGGFQLTESASWLPSLGISYRVEVDGISLLLVLLTALLQPVVFLSSWGSIKDKVKGYVVAMLLLETGVLGAFLATDMFLFYVFWELMLVPMYFIIGVWGGERRIYAAVKFVLFTLAGSLLMLVAILYMAFQYKAQFGALSFAYSDWLALRLPMAEGFWHSPQMLAFAAFALAFAIKVPVWPLHTWLPDAHTEAPTGGSIILAGVLLKLGTYGLLRFNRALFPEAWVKAQGLFIALAVIAIVYGALVSWAQKDMKRLVAFSSVSHMGFIILGLFAGGVTATQGALLQMINHGLSTGALFLLVGVVYDRRHTRMIEDYGGLAAVMPVYTGTFLLATLASIGLPGLNGFVGEFLILLGTYQTRPLAAALGATGVILGAVYMLSLVQRVFWNALTHEENRSLTDMTWRELASFAPLAVFMVWIGVHPTTFLSLSEKAVQKLIGG
- a CDS encoding redox-sensing transcriptional repressor Rex, with the protein product MAFKRYIPVESISELTINRLSVYLRCLDQLEQEGVLTVSSQELADRFHLNSAQIRKDLAYFGEFGIRGVGYNVAQLKEHLVNILGLNEERHALIVGAGNLGTALAHYSGFNTGGFRIVGILDNDPKRIGAQIPGGLVVEDVKFLPDIVKERNVHIGIITVPAAAAQKVFDALVEAGVQAVLNFAPTQLKGHPEVKLKNVDLKINLELLSFFLTQAGKLVPPA
- a CDS encoding serine/threonine protein kinase — its product is MTRIGKYEIAEQIGMGGFGVVYKAWDPYIQRWVALKTCNATDPETTQRFFREAQLAGNLQHPNITMIYDFGVENDTPYFVQEFLSGVDLDELMGKQPLTLQATLAILLQVCAGLEYAHSRGVVHRDIKPANVRVLEDGTVKIMDFGIAKSLQSESRLTQTGVALGTAGYLSPEQLSGKPIDHRSDIFALGVMAYEMVTGVRPFAGPNLSNIIYQILNQEPVPPRQRNKNCPERLEKAILKCLAKDPAKRFANVRDFARELKLVFQELPSAGPRAETTTAIVRSELARLAGHSPLEITSATQLSAAPLEHYPTEPVRPAQRRIPWAYAVVGAVLVLAGGGYFLLVGGKDQSSVAQVPATPAPKPSPPPATPTPLPAPQTVNVELVVTPPAEVEVDGKPLGRVASTTLPLTPGPHRFRLRIAGFLDRSEEVEVKPDQPRLVFDLPRFGLLNVVPDMDVPIRGAEVFLDGKPLGSLPVSGKKVAVGGHRVEVTWPDGGRFEADVVVSDTAPTDLVVRPGGSS